Proteins from one Gossypium raimondii isolate GPD5lz chromosome 8, ASM2569854v1, whole genome shotgun sequence genomic window:
- the LOC105791096 gene encoding non-specific lipid transfer protein GPI-anchored 10 yields MAALAFTPILMLLLLVASLPTSLSQDPITPGPTVSDCSPRLVALMPCAPFVQGNAPRPAQSCCDNLNQLYGLQPGCLCLLLNDTTLSAFPINRTLAQQLPVLCKLQANSSSCSGLPSPPGSSGSQVSLGTNHNSSVAASSPMGNPNVPVAPRPSIMGLGFGRSKAGRLKAQGLLAMVAAAVILCSRLALPYY; encoded by the exons ATGGCTGCTCTAGCCTTTACACCTATTCTCATGCTGCTGCTCTTGGTTGCCAGTCTTCCCACTTCCCTTTCTCAGGACCCTATCACCCCAGGACCAACCGTATCCGACTGTAGCCCACGTCTGGTGGCTCTCATGCCATGTGCACCATTTGTGCAAGGCAATGCTCCGAGACCAGCGCAGTCCTGCTGTGACAATCTCAATCAGCTCTATGGACTGCAGCCTGGTTGTCTTTGTCTCCTCCTCAATGACACCACTTTAAGTGCTTTTCCCATAAACAGGACTCTTGCACAGCAGTTACCTGTTCTTTGCAAGCTCCAAGCTAACAGCTCTTCTTGCTCAG gGTTGCCTTCCCCTCCGGGTTCATCTGGTTCTCAAGTTTCTCTAGGGACAAATCATAACTCTTCTGTCGCTg CTTCTTCTCCCATGGGGAACCCAAATGTTCCAGTGGCACCAAGACCAAGCATCATGGGGTTAGGGTTTGGCCGGAGCAAGGCTGGAAGATTGAAGGCACAAGGCCTCTTAGCAATGGTGGCTGCTGCTGTTATTCTGTGTTCAAGACTCGCGCTTCCATACTATTGA